One genomic segment of Candidatus Sulfotelmatobacter sp. includes these proteins:
- a CDS encoding YraN family protein: MATHLSKGERGEDLAAAYLGLIGWALEGRRVRLAGVEVDLVARDGRTRVLVEVKLRTHSGFGGAPFALEHDQAERLRRAAAALLRRSPEPVRVDLIAVDLTEGEARIRHYPNAAPGR, encoded by the coding sequence ATGGCGACTCATCTGTCCAAGGGCGAACGCGGCGAGGACCTCGCCGCCGCTTACCTGGGACTGATAGGCTGGGCCCTGGAAGGGCGTCGTGTCCGGCTGGCCGGCGTCGAGGTGGATCTCGTCGCGCGTGACGGTCGAACGCGCGTGCTGGTGGAAGTGAAGCTGCGCACGCATTCCGGATTTGGCGGCGCGCCGTTCGCGCTCGAGCACGACCAAGCCGAGCGCTTGCGGCGTGCGGCCGCGGCGCTGTTGCGCCGGTCGCCCGAGCCGGTGCGCGTGGATCTGATCGCGGTGGATCTGACCGAAGGCGAGGCGAGGATTCGGCACTACCCGAACGCCGCTCCCGGACGATGA
- a CDS encoding ribonuclease HII, translating into MTGRLWRRLARAEARLAGGRATVAGVDEAGRGPLAGPVVAAAVVLDRERNWRGLDDSKKLTPDDRSELYARVLSGARAFGWSVIGPRRVDAMNIRRASLEAMRRAVLRLSLAPELVLVDGLDRIPGLSCEQQAVVDGDAKLLSVAAASIVAKVVRDRIMERLDQVWPAYGFGRHKGYGTPDHLEALERHGPCPLHRYSFAPVVELKLAL; encoded by the coding sequence GTGACCGGGCGGCTCTGGCGCCGACTGGCGCGCGCCGAGGCCCGTCTTGCGGGCGGGCGAGCGACGGTGGCCGGGGTGGACGAGGCCGGACGCGGGCCGCTGGCCGGTCCGGTGGTCGCCGCCGCGGTGGTGCTCGATCGGGAGCGCAACTGGCGCGGCCTCGACGACAGCAAGAAGCTGACGCCGGATGATCGTAGCGAGCTCTACGCCCGGGTTCTCTCAGGAGCCCGGGCGTTCGGCTGGTCGGTGATCGGGCCGAGGCGCGTGGATGCGATGAACATCCGCCGCGCGAGCCTCGAAGCCATGCGCCGCGCGGTGCTGCGCCTCTCGCTCGCGCCCGAGCTGGTGCTGGTGGACGGCCTCGATCGCATCCCCGGTCTCTCGTGCGAGCAGCAGGCGGTGGTGGACGGCGATGCGAAGCTCCTGTCGGTCGCCGCCGCTTCGATCGTGGCCAAGGTGGTGCGCGACCGGATCATGGAGCGGCTCGATCAGGTCTGGCCGGCCTACGGATTCGGGCGCCACAAAGGCTATGGAACGCCCGATCATCTCGAGGCGCTCGAGCGGCACGGTCCGTGCCCGCTCCATCGCTACAGCTTTGCACCCGTGGTGGAGCTCAAGCTGGCGCTTTGA
- the rplS gene encoding 50S ribosomal protein L19, whose translation MGLIEKLEAAHLKTDRPSMRPGDTVEVSVRVIEGDKERQQKFRGEVINVRGSGLRATFTVRKISEGVGVERTFPLHSPSLADVKVMKHSKVRRAKLFYLRRRSGKAARLMEKKGAGEAATE comes from the coding sequence GTGGGCCTGATTGAAAAGCTCGAAGCTGCTCATCTCAAGACCGATCGCCCCTCGATGCGCCCGGGCGACACCGTCGAAGTGTCGGTGCGTGTGATCGAGGGCGACAAGGAACGCCAGCAGAAGTTTCGTGGCGAAGTGATCAACGTTCGCGGCAGCGGCCTGCGCGCCACCTTCACGGTTCGCAAGATCAGCGAAGGCGTGGGGGTCGAGCGCACCTTCCCGCTCCACTCGCCCTCACTGGCGGACGTCAAGGTCATGAAGCACTCGAAGGTGCGCCGCGCGAAGCTGTTCTACCTGCGGCGTCGCTCCGGAAAGGCCGCGCGCCTGATGGAGAAGAAGGGCGCGGGAGAAGCGGCCACGGAGTGA
- the trmD gene encoding tRNA (guanosine(37)-N1)-methyltransferase TrmD, with protein sequence MRISLLTIFPDFFPPVLAEGMIRAARSIGRLEVRVIALRDYTEDTHRTTDDYPFGGGPGMIMKVEPIDRALASLDIGTREARPAGTRVLLTSPQGRRFDQEMAIALSRLDHLVVVCGRYKGVDERVAEHLVDEEISLGDFVLSGGEPAALCIVDAIARLLPDVVSDFDSVEGDSFHSGLLDAAYYTRPAEYRGWKVPDVLLSGHHAQIARRRREDALRRTLERRPDLLTDAELTPEDREFLGKLTREREANRS encoded by the coding sequence ATGAGAATCTCACTGCTCACCATCTTTCCCGATTTCTTCCCGCCGGTGCTCGCCGAGGGGATGATCCGCGCGGCGCGCTCAATTGGCCGGCTCGAGGTGCGCGTCATCGCGCTGCGCGACTACACCGAGGACACGCACCGCACCACCGACGACTATCCCTTTGGCGGCGGCCCCGGAATGATCATGAAGGTGGAGCCGATCGATCGCGCGCTCGCCTCCCTCGATATCGGCACGCGCGAGGCGCGGCCGGCCGGAACGCGGGTGCTGCTCACTTCCCCGCAGGGGCGCCGGTTCGATCAGGAGATGGCGATCGCACTGTCGAGGCTCGATCACCTGGTGGTCGTGTGCGGGCGTTACAAGGGGGTGGACGAGCGCGTCGCCGAGCATCTGGTCGACGAAGAGATCTCGCTCGGCGACTTCGTGCTCTCGGGCGGCGAACCGGCCGCGCTCTGTATCGTGGACGCGATCGCCCGGCTGCTGCCCGACGTGGTGAGCGATTTCGACTCGGTCGAGGGCGATTCGTTCCATTCGGGCCTTCTCGACGCCGCCTACTACACTCGCCCGGCCGAGTACCGCGGCTGGAAGGTGCCCGACGTGCTGCTCTCCGGGCACCACGCGCAGATCGCGCGCCGCCGTCGCGAGGATGCTCTGCGCAGGACACTCGAGCGGCGACCGGATCTGCTGACCGACGCCGAGCTGACTCCCGAGGATCGCGAGTTCCTGGGCAAGCTCACGCGCGAGCGCGAGGCAAACCGGTCGTGA
- the rimM gene encoding ribosome maturation factor RimM (Essential for efficient processing of 16S rRNA): MRIGRLGRPHGLRGEMALDQTSLTARELMRVRRFLLKRRAGETLELSMAGARDAHPRPLVRFAGYDGRERAAELTGGELWAERERIPDPGPGIAYTFQLVGCRVITEEGRELGRLENVWLTGAHPVYVVQGEKELLLPAHAGVVKRVDLAAGVITVVLPAGIEEI, translated from the coding sequence GTGCGCATCGGCCGGCTCGGCCGGCCGCACGGGTTGCGGGGCGAGATGGCCCTCGACCAGACCAGCCTCACCGCGCGAGAATTGATGCGCGTCCGGCGTTTCCTGCTGAAGCGGCGCGCCGGCGAGACGCTGGAGCTGAGCATGGCGGGAGCGCGTGACGCGCACCCACGCCCGCTCGTCCGCTTCGCCGGATACGACGGACGCGAGCGCGCCGCCGAGCTGACCGGCGGCGAGCTGTGGGCCGAGCGGGAACGAATCCCGGATCCCGGCCCGGGGATCGCGTACACGTTCCAGCTGGTGGGCTGCCGGGTGATCACGGAGGAGGGTCGCGAACTGGGCCGGCTCGAGAATGTGTGGCTGACGGGTGCTCATCCGGTGTATGTCGTGCAAGGAGAGAAGGAGCTGCTACTGCCCGCCCACGCCGGCGTGGTGAAGCGCGTGGACCTCGCCGCCGGCGTGATCACGGTCGTGCTGCCGGCCGGAATCGAAGAGATCTAG
- a CDS encoding KH domain-containing protein — protein MTEPVQWGRQPKRKPRPSVDSPGGSPSSPVGPLETPPSPEHAATIIHAPRPAATSAPARESYEAPRPRREPSEPDEGDARLRDLVVLMARGLVDHPDDVTVEVVEPGEDACLELRVHPDDTGHVIGRQGRTARAMRLCLGAAASRLGRRASLEIAD, from the coding sequence ATGACCGAACCCGTTCAGTGGGGAAGACAGCCGAAGCGCAAGCCGCGTCCCTCCGTCGATTCTCCCGGCGGAAGTCCGAGTTCGCCCGTCGGCCCGCTCGAGACGCCGCCTTCGCCCGAGCATGCGGCCACCATCATCCACGCGCCGAGGCCCGCGGCGACCAGCGCGCCCGCGCGCGAGAGCTACGAGGCGCCGCGTCCGCGCCGCGAGCCGAGTGAGCCGGACGAGGGCGACGCGCGGCTGCGCGACCTGGTCGTGCTGATGGCGCGGGGCCTGGTGGATCATCCCGACGACGTCACGGTGGAAGTGGTGGAGCCCGGCGAGGACGCCTGCCTCGAGCTGCGCGTCCATCCCGACGACACCGGGCACGTGATCGGGCGCCAGGGCCGCACCGCGCGCGCGATGCGACTCTGCCTCGGCGCCGCGGCCTCCAGGCTCGGACGCCGCGCCAGCCTCGAAATCGCCGACTGA